The Phalacrocorax carbo chromosome 28, bPhaCar2.1, whole genome shotgun sequence genome has a window encoding:
- the LOC135318029 gene encoding lens fiber membrane intrinsic protein-like, whose amino-acid sequence MPAGGGLLCGATGLGLLLAATATHGWLQRRAPGGTASLGLWRSCLGGLCRPHPSTPALWEATRVLMLLSVLTAATGLALGLSVAASAARRARARVAGVTLLLAAMLALLGLVVYTVGTLSLLGPARAAWRFSWSYILGWVAVILTGSAGLFHLCAAAKDPSPENSEVAGA is encoded by the exons ATGCCGGCGGGTGGGGGGCTGCTCTGCGGGGCCACTGGCCTGGGCCTGCTCCTGGCCGCCACCGCCACCCACGGCTGGCTGCAGCGCCGGGCACCTGGCGGCACCGCCAGCCTCGGGCTGTGGCGCTCCTGCCTCGGGGGGCTCtgccgcccccaccccagcaccccgg CCTTATGGGAAGCCACGCGGGTGCTGATGCTGCTCTCGGTGCTCACCGCCGCCACCGGCCTCGCCCTGGGGCTCTCCGTGGCGGCCAGCGCTGCCCGGCGGGCGCGTGCCCGTGTGGCCGGTGTcaccctgctcctggctg CAATGCTGgcgctgctggggctggtggtgtACACGGTCGGCACGCTGAGCCTCCTGGGGCCGGCCCGCGCTGCCTGGCGCTTCTCCTGGTCCTACATCCTGGGGTGGGTCGCCGTCATCCTCACCGGCTCGGCAG GACTATTccacctctgtgctgctgccaaggACCCATCTCCGGAGAACTCTGAAGTGGCGGGTGCCTGA
- the NECTIN4 gene encoding nectin-4 encodes MAPRGMRPGTRSLFLLLLLLLLAATGARSGVVEVERSVTAVLGQDVVLPCRYRAQEQEQVVQVTWLKRGPAGRSAEVAVLNQQHGEHVQEPYVGRVLWRASGALEDGAIVLKNAVQGDEGDYECHLITFPLGNFEGRLTLKVLVPPLPILNPGLPLEEGQGRTLAASCTAEGSPVPSVHWETEVRGTNTTHRSVHARSASVTSEFFLVPGRSMNGKSLTCVVAHPGLRHEKRITHLLSVAYLSDASVLGHTEEWQEGMEGATLTCLGDGNPPPTYNWTRLNAPLPAGVRVKGDTLVFQRPLAAADAGDYVCRVSNRVAAKEARANVSIKSRAADEVRKVDLVSASVVVVGVIAAVLLCVLVVVVVVMTLYHKRKTKRISEKYEEELTLTRENSIRRLHSSHSTDTRTQLEETLQLRTESRQGSLRGDSLRGDSLRGTSICSAMSEEPEGRSYSTLSTVREIETQTEVPAAPLLPTPVGKDPKEEEEDGGGGGGRGDDPIKQAMTHFVQENGMLQAKPTTNGIYINGRGHLV; translated from the exons ATGGCCCCCCGCGGGATGCGGCCCGGGACGcgctccctcttcctcctcctcctccttctcctcctcgcCGCCACCG GCGCCCGCTCCGGGGTGGTGGAGGTGGAGCGCAGCGTGACGGCGGTGCTGGGCCAGGACGTGGTGCTGCCGTGCCGGTACCGggcgcaggagcaggagcaggtggTGCAGGTGACGTGGCTGAAGCGGGGCCCGGCCGGGCGCAGCGCCGAGGTGGCCGTGCTCAACCAGCAGCACGGGGAGCACGTGCAGGAGCCCTACGTCGGGCGGGTGCTGTGGCGGGCGAGCGGGGCGCTGGAGGACGGCGCCATCGTCCTGAAGAACGCGGTGCAGGGGGACGAGGGCGACTACGAGTGTCACCTCATCACCTTCCCCCTGGGCAACTTCGAGGGGCGCCTCACCCTCAAGGTGCTGG TGCCGCCGCTGCCCATCCTGAACCCGGGGCTGCCgctggaggaggggcagggccggACGCTGGCGGCCTCGTGCACGGCGGAGGGCAGCCCCGTGCCCTCGGTGCACTGGGAGACGGAGGTGCGGGGCACCAACACCACGCACCGCTCGGTGCACGCCCGCTCCGCCTCCGTCACCAGCGAGTTCTTCCTCGTGCCCGGGCGCAGCATGAACGGCAAGAGCCTGACCTGCGTGGTGGCCCACCCCGGCCTGCGCCACGAGAAGAGGATCACCCACCTCCTCAGCGTTGCCT ACCTGTCGGACGCCTCGGTGCTGGGGCACACGGAGGAGTGGCAGGAGGGCATGGAGGGGGCCACGCTGACCTGCCTGGGGGATGGCAACCCACCCCCCACCTACAACTGGACACG GCTGAAcgccccgctgcccgccggcGTGCGGGTGAAGGGGGACACCCTCGTCTTCCAGCGGCCCCTCGCCGCCGCCGATGCCGGGGACTACGTCTGCCGCGTCTCCAACCGCGTGGCCGCCAAGGAGGCGCGGGCCAACGTCAGCATCAAGAGCAGGGCGGCAG ACGAGGTGCGCAAGGTAGACCTGGTCTCGGCctcggtggtggtggtgggcgTCATCGCCGCCGTCCTGCTCTGCGTCCTCGTCGTCGTCGTGGTTGTCATGACCCTCTACCACAAGCGCAAGACCAAGCGCATCTCCGAGAAGTA CGAGGAGGAGCTGACGCTCACCCGGGAGAACTCCATCCGCCGCCTGCACTCCAGCCACAGCACCGACACACGCACCCAg CTGGAGGAGACGCTGCAGCTGCGCACGGAGAGCCGGCAGGGCAGCCTGCGGGGGGACAGCCTGCGTGGGGACAGCCTGCGCGGCACCAGCATCTGCTCCGCCATG AGCGAAGAGCCCGAAGGTCGCAGCTACTCGACGCTCTCGACGGTGCGGGAGATCGAGACGCAGACGGAGGTGCCGGCAGCGCCGCTGCTGCCCACCCCGGTGGGGAAGGACccgaaggaggaggaggaggatggcggcggcggcggcggcagggggGATGACCCCATCAAGCAGGCCATGACCCACTTCGTGCAGGAGAACGGGATGCTGCAGGCCAAGCCCACCACCAACGGTATCTACATCAACGGCCGCGGACACCTGGTGTGA
- the LOC135317997 gene encoding V-type proton ATPase catalytic subunit A-like, whose protein sequence is MEGAGALRLAEAERESLLGSVHGVSGPVVTATRMAGAAMYELVRVGHAELVGEIIRLEGDMATLQVYEETSGVRVGDPVLRTGKPLSVELGPGILGSIFDGIQRPLRDIAQLTRSIYIPRGTNVPALPRHLTWDFAPTRDVRVGSHVTGGDIYGTVTENSLIQHKIMVPPRSRGTVTYIAPPGHYSVSDVVLELDFQGSAEKLTMLQVWPVRQTRPVAEKLPANHPLLTGQRVLDALFPCVQGGTTAIPGAFGCGKTVISQSLSKYSNSDIIVYVGCGERGNEMSEVLRDFPELTMEVDGRTETIMKRTTLVANTSNMPVAAREASIYTGITLSEYFRDMGHHVSMMADSTSRWAEALREISGRLAEMPADSGYPAYLGARLASFYERAGRARCLGSPAREGSVSIVGAVSPPGGDFSDPVTSATLGIVQVFWGLDKKLAQRKHFPSVNWLISYSRYLRALEPHYEGLHPEFPALRSRAREILQEEEELAEIVQLVGKASLAEADKVTLEVAKLLKDDFLQQNGYSSYDRFCPFYKTVGMLHNMVTFYDLARHAVEATAPGERRVTWATIRESLGDILYKLSAMKFKDPVKDGEANIMAAFAQLNEEMQAAFRNLED, encoded by the exons ATGGAGGGGGCTGGGGCACTGCGGCTGGCGGAGGCCGAGCGGGAGAGTCTGCTGGGCTCCGTCCACGGCGTCTCGGGGCCCG TGGTGACGGCCACCCGCATGGCGGGGGCAGCCATGTACGAGCTGGTGCGTGTGGGGCACGCGGAGCTGGTGGGCGAGATCATCCGGCTGGAGGGGGACATGGCCACTCTCCAGGTCTACGAGGAGACCT cgggggtGCGGGTGGGGGACCCGGTGCTGCGCACGGGGAAGCCGCTCTCGGTGGAGCTGGGGCCCGGCATCCTGGGCTCCATCTTCGATGGGATCCAGCGCCCGCTGCGGGACATCGCCCAGCTCACCCGCAGCATCTACATCCCGCGGGGCACCAACGTCCCCGCGCTGCCGCGGCACCTCACCTGGGACTTCGCCCCCACCAGGGACGTCCGG GTTGGGAGCCACGTCACCGGCGGTGACATCTACGGGACGGTGACGGAGAACTCGCTCATCCAACACAAGATCATGGTGCCCCCCCGCAGCCGGGGCACCGTCACCTACATCGCGCCCCCCGGGCACTACAGCGTCTCG GACGTGGTGCTGGAGCTGGACTTCCAGGGCAGCGCGGAGAAGCTGACCATGCTGCAGGTGTGGCCGGTGAGGCAGACCCGGCCCGTGGCCGAGAAGCTGCCGGCGAATCACCCGCTGCTGACGGGCCAGCGGGTGCTGGACGCCCTCTTCCC GTGTGTGCAGGGTGGCACCACGGCCATCCCAGGCGCCTTTGGCTGCGGCAAAACCGTCATCTCCCAGTCCCTGTCCAAGTATTCCAACAGCGACATCATCGTCTACGTGGGCTGTGGCGAGCGGGGCAACGAGATGTCCGAGGTCCTGCGGGACTTCCCCGAG CTCACCATGGAGGTTGACGGGAGGACGGAGACCATCATGAAACGCACGACACTGGTGGCCAACACCTCCAACATGCCGGTGGCTGCCCGCGAAGCCTCCATCTACACCG GCATCACGCTCTCCGAGTACTTCCGCGACATGGGCCACCACGTCAGCATGATGGCCGACTCCACGTCCCGCTGGGCCGAGGCGCTGCGAGAGATCTCGGGGCGTTTGGCTGAGATGCCGGCGG ACAGCGGCTACCCGGCGTACCTGGGCGCCCGCCTGGCCTCCTTCTACGAGCGCGCGGGGCGAGCACGCTGCCTGGGGTCCCCTGCCCGCGAGGGCAGCGTCAGCATCGTCGGCGC CGTGTCCCCACCGGGAGGGGACTTCTCAGATCCCGTCACCTCAGCCACGCTGGGCATTGTGCAG GTTTTTTGGGGGCTGGACAAGAAGCTGGCGCAGCGCAAGCACTTCCCCTCAGTCAACTGGCTGATCAGCTACAGCAGGTACCTGCGGGCGCTGGAGCCCCACTACGAGGGGCTGCACCCCGAGTTCCCTGCCCTGCGCAGCCGGGCCAGGGAGAtcctgcaggaggaggaggagctggccgaGATCGTGCAGCTGGTCGGGaag GCATCCCTCGCCGAGGCTGACAAGGTGACACTGGAGGTGGCGAAGCTCCTCAAGGATGACTTTCTCCAGCAGAACGGCTACTCCTCCTACGACAG gttcTGCCCCTTCTACAAGACGGTGGGGATGCTCCACAACATGGTCACGTTCTATGACCTGGCGCGGCACGCCGTGGAGGCCACCGCACCGGGCGAGCGCCGCGTCACCTGGGCCACCATCCGCGAGAGCCTGGGGGACATCCTCTACAAGCTGAGCGCCATGAAGTTcaag GACCCGGTGAAGGACGGCGAAGCCAACATCATGGCAGCCTTTGCCCAGCTCAACGAGGAGATGCAGGCAGCTTTCCGCAACCTGGAGGACTGA